CAGATAAGAATTGCCTATGTTCTAAAGGAAGAATATATCAGAAGCGCGGTGAGGGTACTTGACATCGCCTTGAAAAAATACAAAGGTTAAATTGCCCAATAATCGGTGTGAATATTGCAGTTAGACTTCAAAAATGCGGCATTGTATTGACGCGAATACTTCCATTAAGGATTGCTGATAAAATTGCCCGTGTTATCGGTGGAGTCAGCTATTTTATTTTAAAAAGAAAGAGGCAATATATTTTGAAGAATTTGCGCTATATATTTGATAACAGAATTAGCAACCGAAATTATATATGTAGAAAAACATTTGAAAATTTTGCAAGATGCATGGTTGATTTCTTTCGACTTGGTTTTTTAAAGAAAGACGAACTAATAAAATATGTTATTGCCTCTGGGTTGGAGAATCTTGATGAAGCCTTAAAAATGAAAAAAGGCAGTATCCTTTTAACCCTTCACATCGGAAACTGGGATTATGCCGGGAGTTATCTTGCTGCCCGAGGATATCCGATGAATGCACTCGCTGAAGAAACTGAGCCCGAAATGTTTGAGTTATATACCAAACATCGCGAAGCGACTGGATTGAAAACCTTTCCCTTGTCGCGTTCAAGTGCAGCATTTCTTGATACAATAAAAAACAACCGCATTCTTGCTATTCTGGCTGACCGTGATATAACAAAACAGGGGATAGAAATTACATTCTTCTCGGGTAAGAGAAGATTCCCTAAAAGTTTAGGTGAGATCGTTGCGAAAAGAAAAATTCCTGTATTATTTGGATATATGGTTTTAATAAATGGAGAAAAAAGATACCTCGGGGTTGTTGAGCCATTTAGAACATTTGATAATGAAATGGAATTTTATCAATATATGATAAAAAATTTTGAACGAATTATTAAAAAATATCCAGACCAATGGTTCGTTTTTCATCCTGAGTGGTTAGAATGAAGATAAAAAGTCCAAAATGCCTAAAATTAAAAATTTCTAAAACAAAAAACATAGAGATTAAAATCAAAGGTAATTTTATCCCTGAATATCAAACCAC
This genomic interval from candidate division WOR-3 bacterium contains the following:
- a CDS encoding lysophospholipid acyltransferase family protein — its product is MNIAVRLQKCGIVLTRILPLRIADKIARVIGGVSYFILKRKRQYILKNLRYIFDNRISNRNYICRKTFENFARCMVDFFRLGFLKKDELIKYVIASGLENLDEALKMKKGSILLTLHIGNWDYAGSYLAARGYPMNALAEETEPEMFELYTKHREATGLKTFPLSRSSAAFLDTIKNNRILAILADRDITKQGIEITFFSGKRRFPKSLGEIVAKRKIPVLFGYMVLINGEKRYLGVVEPFRTFDNEMEFYQYMIKNFERIIKKYPDQWFVFHPEWLE